In Desulfosediminicola ganghwensis, a single window of DNA contains:
- a CDS encoding 4Fe-4S binding protein, whose translation MSRFSRLIASLLVPLALILAWAGGQYRATGVVLEQLSNIADDIIEVRPIGDNLYKAKSRTNQDTIFYVATACEPSYGGLMEVAAVIDNDKQIRHTAILSSSDTRSYLEKITGLGVLQGFIDKRIDHSPQVDAVSGATLSSAAVIRGIERAAQQIGSTEFGIRQVKKQAEPATPEKLKLAVICLFFVAAFIITTGKIKKKNRARAVLLSTSVVVLGFWLGAQYSLATVVSLLNGSWVKGMSSYAALLCLVLAILAFLVTRKNLFCTYICPFGAIQEGLGKITGCSAPVQQKWMVWAGRSWVLMVLMAALYYKSPSYAMYEPFGKVFNFIGSGIIYSITILVVLASLMFKRPWCHLFCPTSAIISYLRFARRAFAPQPASAKAQPVREIVK comes from the coding sequence GTGTCTAGATTTTCCCGGCTAATCGCTTCTTTGCTGGTTCCTCTCGCCCTGATTCTTGCCTGGGCGGGAGGGCAATATCGAGCTACTGGAGTTGTATTAGAACAGCTGTCCAATATTGCTGATGACATAATTGAGGTACGCCCGATAGGCGATAACCTCTACAAGGCCAAAAGCCGCACCAATCAGGATACAATCTTCTATGTTGCCACTGCCTGCGAACCGAGTTACGGCGGCCTGATGGAGGTTGCCGCGGTTATCGACAATGATAAGCAGATCCGCCATACGGCAATACTTTCCAGTTCCGATACTCGTTCGTATCTCGAAAAGATCACAGGCCTCGGAGTGTTGCAAGGATTTATTGATAAAAGAATCGATCACTCACCGCAAGTTGATGCGGTGAGTGGCGCGACTCTTTCCTCGGCTGCTGTCATCAGGGGGATCGAGCGCGCTGCCCAGCAGATAGGTTCCACAGAGTTCGGAATACGGCAGGTAAAAAAACAGGCGGAGCCTGCAACTCCTGAAAAACTCAAGCTTGCGGTTATCTGCCTGTTTTTTGTCGCGGCGTTTATCATAACGACTGGAAAAATCAAAAAGAAAAATCGAGCCCGGGCCGTACTTCTCAGCACATCTGTAGTGGTGCTCGGCTTTTGGCTTGGTGCCCAATATTCGCTGGCCACCGTCGTTTCACTGCTTAACGGTTCCTGGGTGAAAGGGATGTCCAGCTATGCCGCACTTCTCTGCCTTGTGTTAGCCATCCTCGCTTTCCTTGTTACCAGAAAGAATCTTTTCTGTACCTATATCTGTCCTTTTGGAGCAATCCAGGAGGGGCTTGGCAAGATCACCGGTTGTTCAGCACCTGTTCAGCAAAAATGGATGGTATGGGCAGGCCGGAGCTGGGTATTGATGGTGCTGATGGCGGCCCTTTACTACAAATCGCCTTCATACGCGATGTATGAGCCTTTTGGGAAGGTGTTCAATTTCATTGGTTCAGGGATAATTTACAGTATTACAATCCTGGTGGTACTTGCATCATTGATGTTCAAGCGACCCTGGTGCCATCTCTTTTGCCCGACCAGTGCCATCATTTCCTACTTGCGATTTGCAAGGAGGGCGTTCGCACCACAGCCAGCCTCTGCAAAGGCACAGCCAGTCAGGGAGATAGTGAAATGA
- a CDS encoding sigma-54 interaction domain-containing protein, producing MKDDDFFRTLAIHISNSLELSKSLRAIYDFLSREFPLVGISLHRYNQEMRSMQLDFLVTSRDFHELDQIIPMDDEDIEIIMEHEQCSLISYSPTSSHNCLAAKHQRAIAEYIPTGDRAYLVVILTAGQQTVGHFALIGETVDCFCEKHLHKLSLARIPLSLAMVNMLHYKKIKMLQQRLDEKRKQLEGEVELLRDTAIIGRDGGLRDTLKMVEQLAGKEIPVLILGETGTGKEVIADAVQRVSPRRGKPYVKVNCGAIPESLMDSELFGYEKGAFTGALTTKPGKFEQADGGTLFLDEVGELSPQAQVRLLRVLQEHVVERVGGSKSIAVDVRIIAATNRPLENMLQDGSFRDDLFYRLNVFPVTLPPLRERKQDIPLLIHTFAQEYAKRMKLSHEIQIESNSLDRLERYSWPGNIRELKNIVERALTLNNTSPVDLARHLPKDDGWYLTEQEKDGYLKKLIKEQLLEVLDGGLAKLPEHSSEKSQHEQKTELLSLDEINTRHIRNVLQHCRGKISGPGGAAEILGINPNTLRKRMQKLKIPFGGREYA from the coding sequence ATGAAAGATGACGATTTTTTCCGTACTTTAGCGATCCATATATCCAACAGCCTTGAACTCTCCAAGTCACTCAGGGCTATCTATGATTTTCTCTCCAGGGAATTCCCCCTGGTGGGCATCTCACTTCACCGCTACAACCAGGAAATGCGCTCTATGCAGCTGGATTTCCTGGTAACATCCAGGGATTTTCATGAACTGGACCAGATCATTCCGATGGATGATGAAGATATTGAAATCATCATGGAACACGAGCAATGCTCACTGATCAGTTACTCCCCGACATCTTCCCACAACTGTTTGGCCGCCAAACACCAGCGGGCAATTGCCGAGTACATTCCAACCGGGGATCGTGCCTACCTGGTTGTCATTCTCACTGCCGGCCAACAGACAGTCGGCCACTTCGCCCTGATTGGAGAAACGGTGGATTGCTTTTGCGAAAAGCATCTGCACAAGCTTAGCCTGGCCAGAATTCCGTTGAGCCTTGCCATGGTCAATATGCTCCACTACAAGAAAATAAAGATGCTGCAGCAGCGACTCGACGAGAAGAGAAAGCAGCTGGAGGGAGAGGTCGAACTGTTACGGGATACGGCAATCATCGGCCGGGATGGTGGCTTGCGGGATACCCTCAAAATGGTTGAACAGCTTGCAGGCAAGGAGATCCCGGTGCTCATCCTGGGTGAAACCGGAACCGGCAAAGAGGTTATAGCCGATGCTGTTCAGAGAGTATCGCCCAGGCGCGGTAAACCGTATGTAAAGGTAAACTGCGGTGCAATCCCCGAAAGCCTCATGGACAGTGAGCTGTTCGGTTATGAAAAAGGTGCTTTTACCGGAGCACTGACGACAAAGCCGGGGAAGTTTGAACAGGCCGATGGCGGCACCCTTTTTCTTGATGAGGTGGGAGAACTGTCACCGCAGGCCCAGGTACGACTCCTCAGGGTATTACAAGAGCATGTGGTGGAACGGGTTGGCGGAAGCAAATCCATAGCCGTGGATGTCAGGATTATAGCCGCAACGAATCGACCTCTCGAAAATATGCTGCAGGATGGAAGCTTCCGCGACGACCTCTTTTACCGCCTGAATGTCTTCCCTGTCACCTTACCGCCACTCAGGGAAAGAAAACAAGATATCCCCCTGTTGATACATACCTTTGCTCAGGAGTATGCAAAACGAATGAAGCTTTCCCACGAAATTCAAATTGAGAGCAACTCGCTGGACAGACTGGAGCGATATTCCTGGCCGGGAAATATCAGAGAGCTGAAAAACATTGTCGAAAGGGCACTCACCTTAAACAACACCAGTCCAGTCGACCTGGCCCGACACCTGCCCAAGGATGACGGCTGGTATCTTACTGAACAGGAAAAGGACGGCTATTTAAAAAAGCTGATCAAAGAGCAGTTGCTCGAGGTGTTGGATGGAGGGCTGGCAAAGCTTCCAGAGCACAGCAGCGAAAAGTCGCAACATGAGCAAAAAACCGAACTGCTCTCACTGGATGAAATCAACACCCGGCATATACGAAATGTTCTCCAGCACTGTCGTGGCAAAATAAGTGGCCCAGGAGGCGCGGCCGAGATACTCGGCATAAATCCCAATACTCTGAGAAAGAGGATGCAAAAACTGAAGATACCTTTTGGTGGTCGGGAATATGCATGA
- a CDS encoding sigma-54-dependent Fis family transcriptional regulator → MRELHLKDLLKVDSETKIISFLDQRVLIGDSISRGLLRKELIQVFGEYGAKNVLTRYGYAHGWRTAEMLKSKSPKLFHATKGGAHLHMLYGLVFTTAISETDGESDQPLIHSRLEHSYEAEQHLMHFGVADEAVCWTLTGFASGYESFKRQKDVYFLETKCIGKGDEYCEMEGRYAEKWGSTLQTQLPFYGMASTNDILEELTSRIRDTEQQLKKTRHSLEHLERKRTFLEGMVVRSKAMQDVVDLASRTARVNSPVLITGESGVGKEVLARYIHNTSCGGNKPFIAVNCGAFSETLLESELFGYTKGAFTGAERDHKGVFEEAEGGTLFLDEIGETSLKMQVKLLRVLQEKEIRRIGENGARKVKVRIISATNKVLTDEIKGGNFRQDLYYRLRVIELTIPSLRKRAADILPLAHCFLKEAAHEMQSVATGFSSAAAESLLQYNWPGNVRELQNVIYRAAALCDRGMITRADLPVELRQAEDSYTGSEGCRTLRQLEKDHIKRTLELAGGDKREAAKLLGIGLATLYRKLKAH, encoded by the coding sequence ATGAGAGAATTACATTTGAAAGACCTGCTCAAAGTTGATTCGGAAACTAAAATCATCTCTTTTCTTGATCAGCGGGTACTCATAGGCGATTCCATATCTCGCGGTCTCTTACGCAAAGAACTTATTCAGGTGTTCGGGGAGTATGGAGCTAAAAACGTACTGACTCGCTATGGTTATGCACATGGCTGGAGGACAGCCGAGATGCTGAAGAGTAAATCCCCCAAACTCTTTCATGCAACAAAGGGCGGAGCACATCTGCATATGCTCTATGGTCTCGTCTTCACCACAGCGATCTCCGAGACTGACGGTGAAAGCGACCAACCCCTTATCCATTCACGGCTGGAACATTCCTATGAGGCAGAGCAGCACCTCATGCATTTCGGGGTGGCAGATGAAGCCGTCTGCTGGACCCTGACTGGTTTTGCCAGTGGCTATGAATCCTTCAAACGTCAAAAGGATGTCTATTTTCTGGAAACGAAATGTATTGGAAAGGGTGATGAATATTGTGAAATGGAAGGACGTTATGCAGAAAAATGGGGAAGCACCTTGCAAACCCAGTTGCCATTCTATGGTATGGCTTCAACAAACGATATTCTCGAGGAACTGACCTCCCGGATTCGTGATACTGAGCAGCAACTTAAAAAAACCCGGCATAGCCTTGAACATCTCGAACGAAAGAGGACTTTTCTGGAGGGGATGGTTGTGCGCAGCAAAGCAATGCAGGATGTGGTTGATCTGGCCTCCAGGACAGCCCGTGTCAACTCTCCTGTCTTAATCACCGGCGAAAGCGGTGTGGGGAAGGAGGTCCTGGCCCGCTATATCCACAACACCTCCTGCGGTGGAAATAAGCCCTTTATTGCAGTTAACTGTGGTGCATTTTCCGAGACGCTGCTGGAGAGTGAACTTTTCGGTTACACAAAGGGAGCGTTTACAGGTGCTGAAAGAGATCACAAGGGCGTTTTTGAAGAGGCGGAGGGCGGCACACTCTTCCTGGATGAGATTGGCGAAACCTCCCTGAAAATGCAGGTCAAGCTGTTGCGGGTGTTACAGGAAAAGGAGATCAGGCGTATAGGGGAGAACGGTGCGCGAAAGGTAAAGGTTCGCATTATCTCCGCAACGAATAAGGTTCTGACAGATGAGATTAAAGGGGGGAATTTCCGCCAGGACCTCTATTACCGCCTCAGGGTAATAGAACTGACGATTCCCTCCTTACGAAAAAGAGCAGCAGATATTTTGCCCTTGGCCCATTGCTTTTTAAAAGAGGCAGCCCATGAGATGCAATCCGTGGCAACCGGTTTCTCTTCCGCTGCCGCAGAATCACTACTTCAATATAACTGGCCCGGCAATGTCCGTGAATTGCAAAATGTAATTTACCGAGCTGCCGCCCTGTGTGACAGGGGAATGATAACCAGGGCGGACCTGCCTGTTGAGCTGCGGCAAGCAGAAGACTCCTATACCGGTTCAGAAGGTTGCAGGACTTTAAGGCAATTAGAAAAAGATCACATTAAAAGAACACTGGAACTGGCAGGGGGCGACAAGCGGGAAGCGGCAAAACTGCTTGGGATCGGACTTGCAACCTTGTATCGAAAACTAAAAGCGCATTAG
- the ilvA gene encoding threonine ammonia-lyase, biosynthetic yields MRKIIRQILTSRVYEAAVETSLDPAPALSAKYNNTILLKREDQQPVFSFKLRGAYNKIANLSENELSRGVIAASAGNHAQGVAFSARKLGIKAMIVMPVTTPEIKIEAVKRFGAEVVLHGNSYSEAAERATQLIEETGMTFVHPFDDELVIAGQGTVADEILRQNPGRLDAVFVPVGGGGLIAGIAAYIKMLRPEVKVIGVEPEDSDGMACSLEAGKLVSLPSVGIFADGVAVKQVGRKTYNLCKEFVDDIVRVNTDEICGGIKAIYQSTRSIVEPAGALGITGLLKYIRNSGCQGETLVAINSGANMNFERLRYVAERTLVGDSQEALFAVTIPEEPGSLKKFCHDLVGERNITEFNYRLSDRSKAHIFVGISITDSDEREQFSNELTAAGYINIDLTDNELAKTHIRYMVGGRSEEVKDERLFRFWFPETPGALVRFLDATKGRRNISLFHYRMQGGDFGRVLIGLESANGDDRELIRRLDELGYTYFEETDNPAYSLFL; encoded by the coding sequence TCACTTGACCCCGCACCAGCCCTTTCTGCAAAATACAACAACACCATACTGTTGAAACGTGAAGACCAGCAGCCGGTATTTTCCTTTAAGCTTCGAGGGGCGTACAACAAAATTGCCAATTTGAGCGAGAATGAACTCTCCCGGGGAGTAATCGCCGCTTCAGCCGGCAACCATGCCCAGGGTGTTGCTTTCTCTGCCAGAAAGCTCGGCATCAAAGCGATGATCGTTATGCCGGTAACAACACCTGAGATCAAGATCGAAGCCGTTAAACGATTTGGCGCCGAGGTGGTACTCCATGGCAATAGTTATTCCGAAGCAGCAGAACGGGCCACCCAGCTTATTGAAGAGACCGGCATGACCTTTGTTCACCCATTCGACGACGAGCTGGTAATCGCCGGCCAGGGAACAGTGGCAGATGAGATCTTAAGACAAAATCCCGGCAGGCTGGATGCTGTCTTTGTGCCAGTCGGAGGTGGCGGCCTCATTGCCGGCATAGCGGCCTATATTAAAATGCTGCGGCCTGAGGTAAAAGTTATCGGAGTGGAGCCGGAAGACAGTGACGGTATGGCCTGCTCCCTTGAAGCAGGTAAATTAGTCAGCCTCCCCTCTGTTGGGATCTTTGCCGACGGCGTCGCCGTGAAACAGGTTGGCCGTAAAACCTATAACTTGTGTAAAGAGTTTGTCGATGACATCGTCCGGGTCAACACAGACGAGATTTGCGGGGGAATCAAGGCAATTTACCAATCCACCAGATCCATTGTCGAACCGGCCGGTGCCTTGGGCATAACCGGACTTCTGAAGTATATTCGTAACAGCGGCTGCCAGGGGGAAACCCTGGTCGCCATCAATTCAGGCGCAAACATGAATTTCGAACGGCTGCGATACGTGGCCGAGCGCACCCTGGTTGGTGATAGCCAGGAGGCACTCTTCGCTGTGACCATTCCCGAAGAACCCGGCAGCCTGAAGAAGTTCTGTCATGATCTGGTCGGCGAAAGGAACATCACCGAATTCAACTACAGGCTATCAGACCGTTCCAAGGCTCATATCTTCGTCGGAATTTCCATTACCGACAGTGACGAAAGAGAACAATTCAGCAATGAACTGACTGCGGCAGGCTATATCAACATCGATCTGACCGACAACGAACTTGCCAAGACCCACATACGCTACATGGTCGGCGGTAGATCCGAAGAGGTGAAAGATGAACGACTGTTCCGCTTCTGGTTCCCTGAAACCCCGGGAGCACTGGTTCGATTCCTCGATGCCACCAAGGGCAGACGCAACATCTCGCTTTTTCATTATCGCATGCAGGGAGGGGATTTCGGCAGGGTTCTGATCGGCCTGGAATCAGCAAACGGAGATGACAGAGAGCTCATAAGACGGCTTGATGAACTGGGCTACACCTACTTTGAAGAGACGGATAACCCGGCATACTCACTCTTTTTGTAG
- a CDS encoding DUF1214 domain-containing protein, with translation MILSITRTDLWIFYLQAESPGKDKEANWLPAPRDTFSLCLRVYGPSDTSPSILDGSWQPPPLLKVPKGKE, from the coding sequence ATGATTTTATCTATAACCAGGACGGATCTGTGGATTTTTTATCTCCAGGCCGAATCGCCGGGAAAGGATAAAGAGGCTAATTGGCTGCCTGCTCCCAGGGACACGTTCAGCCTGTGTCTGCGGGTATATGGGCCCTCCGATACCTCACCGTCAATCCTCGATGGCAGCTGGCAACCGCCACCGCTACTAAAGGTGCCAAAGGGCAAAGAGTAA
- a CDS encoding MFS transporter, with protein MLPIISNCWALFLGMGLIMLGNGLQGTLLGVRASMEDFGTTLTGIVMSGYFLGLILGCRRVPKMVLNVGHIRTFGALASLASTSILVQAVFVNPPVWWCMRLVTGFSYAGLYIVAESWLNEAADNGSRGKLLSIYMVVSLAGLAGGQLLLNISSPDSYELFVLSSLLISIAVIPILLSTARAPQFELMENISIIQLYRVTPLGVVGMLMNGMCYGAIFGMGAVYGTEVGMTAQQVSLFMGALVVGGFVLQYPLGWVSDSVGRSKVIIFASLAGGCASLYAIFLPESGLLQYFLIAVIGGLTMPLYALCGVHTNDYLTPTQMVAASGTLVLLSATGATIGSPLTAFAMDFYGPSAFYASLAVMMLFISIFAAYRSQRRGEVKDERGKFVVIAPTPLSASLNPEVELDELEAAMAEDGEQIKESFEELVEEMEQSDTASQ; from the coding sequence ATGTTACCGATTATTTCCAATTGCTGGGCACTGTTTCTTGGTATGGGGCTCATTATGCTCGGTAACGGATTGCAGGGTACGTTGCTCGGCGTGCGTGCCTCCATGGAGGATTTCGGCACTACCCTGACCGGTATCGTCATGTCGGGTTACTTCCTGGGCCTGATCCTCGGCTGCAGACGGGTTCCGAAGATGGTGCTGAATGTCGGCCACATCCGGACCTTCGGTGCGCTCGCCTCCCTCGCTTCCACCTCGATTCTGGTACAGGCCGTTTTCGTCAATCCTCCCGTCTGGTGGTGCATGAGGCTGGTCACCGGTTTTTCCTATGCAGGTCTTTATATCGTGGCGGAAAGCTGGCTCAATGAAGCTGCCGACAACGGTAGCCGCGGTAAGCTGCTCTCCATTTACATGGTGGTCTCACTGGCCGGTCTGGCGGGCGGCCAGTTATTGTTGAACATCTCCTCTCCCGACAGTTATGAGCTTTTCGTGCTCTCCTCCCTGCTGATAAGCATCGCGGTTATTCCCATCCTGCTCTCCACAGCACGGGCACCGCAGTTTGAGCTGATGGAGAACATTTCTATCATCCAGCTTTACCGGGTTACGCCGCTGGGTGTGGTCGGTATGTTGATGAACGGCATGTGCTATGGAGCGATTTTCGGCATGGGCGCAGTATACGGCACTGAAGTCGGTATGACTGCGCAGCAGGTATCTCTCTTCATGGGGGCACTGGTTGTCGGAGGTTTCGTCCTCCAGTATCCGCTGGGCTGGGTGTCCGATTCTGTTGGCAGAAGCAAGGTCATCATCTTTGCCTCACTGGCAGGGGGCTGTGCCTCATTGTACGCCATCTTCCTGCCGGAATCCGGTTTGCTCCAATACTTCCTGATAGCTGTAATCGGCGGGCTCACCATGCCGCTTTATGCGCTCTGTGGTGTGCATACCAACGATTACCTGACTCCCACCCAAATGGTCGCCGCCAGCGGCACCCTGGTTCTGCTCAGTGCGACCGGGGCAACGATCGGCTCACCGCTCACCGCTTTTGCTATGGATTTCTATGGCCCTTCAGCCTTTTATGCCAGCCTGGCAGTGATGATGTTGTTTATAAGTATTTTTGCCGCGTACCGATCACAACGGAGAGGTGAGGTCAAAGACGAACGCGGCAAGTTCGTAGTCATTGCGCCAACACCACTCTCTGCCTCCCTCAACCCTGAAGTTGAACTCGATGAGCTTGAGGCAGCCATGGCTGAGGATGGTGAACAAATTAAAGAGAGTTTTGAAGAGCTTGTTGAAGAAATGGAACAGTCCGATACCGCGTCCCAGTAA
- a CDS encoding DUF1214 domain-containing protein, whose translation MHFEKGQLPPVDGFWSLTMYDKDLFLAPNQIDRYNLSQSDDFIYNQDGSVDFLSPGRIAGKG comes from the coding sequence ATCCACTTTGAAAAGGGCCAACTTCCCCCTGTTGATGGTTTCTGGTCGCTCACAATGTATGACAAGGATCTCTTCCTGGCCCCGAACCAGATAGACAGGTACAACCTCAGCCAGAGCGATGATTTTATCTATAACCAGGACGGATCTGTGGATTTTTTATCTCCAGGCCGAATCGCCGGGAAAGGATAA
- a CDS encoding tetratricopeptide repeat protein, with protein MEASEQVSEKHREAMVDELQEMYSLDEELLKALIDPHDEDPVIYCKLGTLLMQQGRLDDALQCLEDTVNSRPDYFEALFNGGLCHLHLEKKEQALIWFSKAAALKPEDWQVQYVTGEILLNLGRAEEALPYFRGAYGVHPAHFETLQGLTIALFSMERFEEAACICDETMRVHGTATLPLQLKGDAMLALDRYEEAVRCHIDLCRIDLDSRDFVVSRLQILKNRDKQAHDAYAEIVQKSYPEFAAFVKSSLPAGKKSCSGCSTNQPQKEKRGDR; from the coding sequence ATGGAAGCATCTGAGCAAGTGAGTGAGAAGCACAGGGAAGCGATGGTGGACGAGTTGCAGGAGATGTACAGCCTGGACGAAGAGCTCTTGAAAGCACTCATCGACCCGCACGATGAAGATCCGGTCATTTATTGCAAGCTGGGGACGCTACTGATGCAGCAGGGGCGGCTGGACGATGCATTGCAATGTCTGGAAGATACGGTGAATTCGCGTCCCGACTATTTCGAAGCACTATTCAACGGCGGCCTGTGTCATCTGCATCTGGAAAAGAAAGAACAGGCCCTAATCTGGTTTAGTAAGGCTGCGGCCCTTAAGCCCGAGGACTGGCAGGTGCAGTATGTCACCGGGGAGATTCTCCTCAATCTCGGGCGTGCAGAAGAGGCGTTGCCATATTTCAGGGGCGCATATGGTGTTCATCCAGCCCATTTCGAGACACTCCAGGGGCTTACCATAGCACTCTTCAGCATGGAACGTTTTGAGGAGGCGGCATGTATTTGTGATGAAACGATGAGGGTACACGGTACAGCGACTCTTCCCCTCCAATTGAAAGGAGACGCTATGCTGGCCCTTGATAGGTACGAAGAGGCGGTGCGCTGTCACATCGATTTATGCCGAATTGACCTGGATAGCCGGGACTTCGTGGTTTCCCGGCTACAGATTCTGAAAAACAGAGATAAGCAGGCGCATGATGCCTATGCCGAAATTGTTCAAAAGTCCTACCCGGAATTTGCAGCTTTTGTGAAGTCATCATTACCGGCGGGGAAAAAGAGTTGCTCAGGCTGTTCAACCAACCAGCCGCAAAAAGAAAAAAGAGGAGATAGGTAA
- a CDS encoding nitroreductase family protein has product MDVFDAINTRRSIRSYTDQPVSDEMVQDIIKAGMLAPSAGNQRPWHFIVIRDQELLAKVPDFQSYAKMVTKAPVSILVCGDPEGKKWPDFWPQDCSAALQNMLLAARGLGLGTVWAGIYPLEERIVATRNLFGIPENVIPFAIMPIGWPKDEFTAKDRFEPELIHHDRW; this is encoded by the coding sequence ATGGACGTATTCGACGCGATCAACACCAGGCGAAGTATTCGCAGTTATACAGACCAACCTGTTTCAGATGAAATGGTACAGGATATTATCAAAGCAGGCATGCTCGCACCTTCCGCCGGTAATCAACGCCCCTGGCATTTCATTGTTATCCGGGACCAGGAGTTACTTGCCAAAGTCCCGGATTTTCAATCCTATGCCAAAATGGTAACCAAGGCGCCGGTCTCCATTCTGGTCTGCGGTGATCCTGAAGGAAAAAAATGGCCCGACTTCTGGCCGCAGGACTGCAGCGCAGCTCTCCAGAACATGCTGCTTGCCGCCCGCGGGCTTGGCCTGGGTACGGTCTGGGCAGGAATTTATCCTCTGGAAGAGCGTATCGTCGCCACCCGGAATCTGTTTGGCATTCCCGAAAACGTCATCCCTTTCGCCATAATGCCGATCGGTTGGCCGAAAGATGAGTTCACCGCCAAAGACAGATTCGAGCCGGAACTGATCCATCACGATCGCTGGTAA
- a CDS encoding 4Fe-4S dicluster domain-containing protein, translated as MAEKNEAMDIITDPKNYTKLDQEVNDDPSVDDCANLSRRNFLKVGGVAAAAATLAGAGAAGFKIGRSDDAYTGYGRTYQGGDMFFNREPFRVKTAAMMEPVGKVERPDRYDFIFDRLKEVVGLLQKGEWNPGMGLEKLPGKVGEYYRKYPEKYRIMLDSLEKRAKSREDWEKGKHERYTLPAAYTEALAHGGMYNRYGSTVPEEPDDAYKETGEPQPPEKWDYRHVKREKPMEFKSPKHATDLIKRMAHLFGTSIVGIGKFDPRFMFTNKMRGMPNGGADWGDKVPEHWKSIIVFGVPMYWDQTYSAIGYCTSYDAYFRSRITAGLLERFINELGYPARAQFPGYHYEIMMEPYMLTTGLGEYSRSGMVMVPELGCNVRPAAVVTNIDFEYDEPISVKMSEFCMKCKICAETCPSGAISFEDEPTTVVRGFKRWLLDDEKCYSQWAAGHTVDALGCRVCIGVCPYSRKNTWIHTLSREIEPRDPTGLVASGLLAMQKNFFKYPKGEDFQADWLGGKEAVYHNPPWYLRAEEVFKDIEKTWEYHGMD; from the coding sequence ATGGCTGAAAAGAATGAGGCGATGGATATCATAACCGATCCTAAAAATTACACAAAGCTGGACCAGGAGGTGAACGATGATCCATCAGTCGATGATTGCGCCAATCTCTCAAGGCGAAATTTTTTAAAGGTCGGAGGAGTTGCCGCGGCGGCCGCAACCCTGGCGGGAGCAGGCGCGGCGGGATTCAAGATCGGCCGTTCAGATGATGCCTACACAGGATATGGTCGCACCTACCAGGGCGGTGACATGTTTTTTAACCGGGAGCCGTTTCGGGTAAAAACTGCCGCTATGATGGAGCCTGTGGGTAAAGTGGAGCGCCCGGACCGGTATGACTTCATCTTCGACAGGCTCAAAGAGGTTGTCGGTCTGCTGCAAAAAGGGGAGTGGAATCCCGGGATGGGGCTTGAAAAGCTTCCAGGCAAGGTCGGAGAGTACTATAGGAAATATCCTGAAAAGTATCGAATAATGTTGGACTCTCTCGAAAAGCGGGCGAAAAGCAGGGAAGACTGGGAAAAGGGCAAACATGAGCGGTACACCCTGCCGGCAGCATACACCGAAGCGCTGGCTCACGGCGGTATGTACAACCGCTACGGTTCCACCGTCCCGGAAGAACCGGATGATGCCTACAAGGAAACAGGTGAGCCACAACCGCCTGAAAAGTGGGATTACCGCCATGTCAAGCGTGAGAAACCGATGGAGTTCAAGTCGCCGAAACATGCAACGGACCTGATCAAACGCATGGCACATCTCTTCGGTACATCCATCGTCGGAATTGGCAAGTTCGATCCCAGGTTTATGTTTACCAACAAGATGCGCGGCATGCCGAACGGCGGTGCAGACTGGGGTGACAAGGTGCCTGAGCACTGGAAATCGATCATTGTTTTCGGGGTTCCGATGTACTGGGATCAGACCTATTCTGCCATCGGCTACTGCACATCCTATGACGCCTATTTCCGTTCTCGTATCACAGCCGGTCTGCTTGAGCGTTTTATCAATGAGCTCGGCTACCCGGCCCGTGCCCAATTCCCCGGTTACCATTATGAAATCATGATGGAGCCCTACATGCTGACCACAGGTCTCGGCGAGTACAGCCGCTCTGGTATGGTAATGGTGCCGGAGCTCGGCTGCAACGTGAGGCCCGCGGCGGTTGTTACCAATATCGATTTCGAGTACGACGAGCCAATCAGCGTAAAGATGTCGGAATTCTGCATGAAATGCAAAATCTGCGCTGAGACCTGTCCTTCAGGAGCCATTTCCTTTGAAGATGAACCTACTACTGTGGTTCGTGGCTTCAAGCGATGGTTGCTCGACGACGAAAAATGTTACAGCCAGTGGGCTGCCGGACATACCGTCGATGCCCTGGGTTGCCGGGTCTGCATCGGGGTCTGCCCGTATTCAAGAAAAAACACCTGGATTCACACCTTATCAAGAGAGATTGAGCCCCGCGATCCTACCGGACTGGTTGCCTCAGGCTTGCTCGCCATGCAGAAAAACTTCTTCAAGTACCCTAAAGGGGAAGACTTTCAGGCGGACTGGCTTGGTGGCAAGGAAGCGGTCTATCACAATCCGCCATGGTATCTGCGGGCTGAAGAAGTGTTCAAGGATATTGAAAAAACCTGGGAATACCACGGTATGGATTAA